In Sporichthyaceae bacterium, a single window of DNA contains:
- a CDS encoding M23 family metallopeptidase: MTALPVLLLATLTVVPPAPPGHVFPLDCQHRVSYGHVHHDYPATDMFAPVGCGFVAPVDGVVDEVSTKDRWHSRRNRGADRGGRSVSIVGVDGVRYYGSHLSAVASGIRPGVRVHAGQLLGTVGRSGDARGGPSHLHFGISWPTKHGQWWVRRGEVYPWPYLDAWRQGHDRSPASAVAAKHAKIGDRGCTADC, translated from the coding sequence GTGACCGCACTACCCGTATTGCTGCTCGCCACCCTCACCGTGGTCCCGCCCGCGCCGCCCGGGCACGTGTTCCCGCTGGACTGCCAACACCGCGTCAGCTATGGGCACGTGCACCATGACTACCCGGCGACCGACATGTTCGCACCGGTTGGCTGTGGGTTCGTCGCGCCGGTCGACGGCGTCGTCGATGAGGTCTCGACGAAGGACCGTTGGCACTCGCGGAGGAATCGGGGGGCGGATCGCGGCGGGCGCTCGGTGTCGATCGTCGGCGTGGACGGGGTGCGCTACTACGGGTCACATCTGTCCGCGGTGGCGAGTGGCATCCGCCCCGGCGTGCGGGTGCACGCCGGTCAGTTGCTCGGCACGGTCGGCCGCTCCGGCGACGCCCGTGGCGGCCCATCGCACCTGCACTTCGGCATCTCCTGGCCGACCAAGCATGGCCAGTGGTGGGTGCGCCGCGGCGAGGTCTATCCCTGGCCCTACCTCGACGCCTGGCGGCAGGGCCACGACAGATCTCCGGCGAGCGCGGTTGCCGCCAAGCACGCCAAGATCGGCGATCGCGGCTGCACCGCGGATTGCTGA
- a CDS encoding nuclear transport factor 2 family protein, with translation MSEIADANRRLIQSAFDAWRAGTANISDLFAPTMVWRIEGHSLVNGEYTSAQDFIDLVLQPFGARFSTGQRFRPVNIRSVLADGDTVVVIWDGHGVANDDVPYENSYAWIMQLRDGKVIDGTAFFDSISFDTFWQRVKP, from the coding sequence ATGAGCGAAATCGCTGACGCGAACCGCCGCCTCATCCAGTCCGCGTTCGACGCCTGGAGAGCCGGCACGGCGAACATCTCGGACCTGTTCGCCCCGACCATGGTGTGGCGGATTGAGGGCCACTCACTTGTGAACGGGGAGTACACCTCCGCGCAGGACTTCATCGACCTCGTCCTGCAGCCCTTCGGCGCCCGCTTCAGCACCGGCCAACGCTTCCGCCCGGTCAACATCCGCTCCGTGCTCGCCGACGGCGACACCGTTGTCGTCATCTGGGACGGACACGGCGTCGCCAACGACGACGTCCCCTACGAGAACAGCTACGCCTGGATCATGCAGCTGCGCGACGGCAAGGTCATCGACGGCACCGCCTTCTTCGACAGCATCTCGTTCGACACCTTCTGGCAGCGCGTCAAACCGTGA
- a CDS encoding FAD:protein FMN transferase, with protein MSGGATAWPLHREVRTEQPRRAFVAQLMGLPISVHVRGPRATGAEVAALVHLAFATLAADEATFSTYRPDSTISAIRRGDLRLDLAGPRVQEVVALCAEATRRTHGAFCAWLPDVDGRPAFEPSGLVKGWAVEQAFEALCTQLAELGPHDTLINAGGDIAVRCARSDTPDWRIAIEDPRRRSRTLRVLSLRNGAVATSGTAARGAHIVDPATGAPAGGVLSATVAGPSLLWADVYATAAFVDTGRAAGWLRSFPDYRAIVVPLTV; from the coding sequence GTGAGCGGCGGCGCGACGGCCTGGCCGCTGCACCGCGAGGTCCGCACCGAGCAACCACGCCGCGCCTTCGTCGCGCAGCTGATGGGCCTGCCGATCAGCGTGCACGTGCGGGGCCCGCGCGCGACCGGCGCCGAGGTGGCCGCGTTGGTGCACCTCGCGTTCGCCACGCTGGCCGCGGACGAGGCCACATTCAGCACGTACCGTCCGGACAGCACTATCAGCGCGATCCGCCGCGGCGATCTACGGCTGGACCTGGCCGGTCCGCGCGTGCAGGAGGTTGTCGCGCTGTGCGCGGAGGCGACGAGGCGGACCCATGGCGCGTTCTGCGCCTGGCTGCCCGACGTCGACGGCAGGCCAGCCTTCGAACCCAGCGGACTGGTGAAGGGGTGGGCGGTGGAGCAGGCCTTCGAGGCGCTCTGCACGCAGCTCGCCGAACTCGGGCCGCATGACACGCTGATCAATGCGGGCGGCGACATCGCCGTGCGCTGTGCGCGTAGCGACACCCCGGACTGGCGGATCGCCATCGAGGACCCACGCCGACGATCGCGCACGCTCCGCGTGCTGTCCCTGCGCAACGGCGCCGTCGCCACCTCGGGGACCGCCGCCCGCGGGGCCCACATCGTCGACCCGGCAACCGGTGCGCCCGCCGGTGGCGTCCTCTCGGCGACCGTCGCCGGCCCCAGCCTGCTCTGGGCCGACGTCTACGCCACCGCCGCGTTCGTGGACACCGGACGCGCGGCCGGTTGGCTGCGGTCGTTCCCTGACTACCGCGCGATCGTGGTGCCGCTCACGGTTTGA